In Levilactobacillus brevis, a single genomic region encodes these proteins:
- a CDS encoding metal-dependent transcriptional regulator, translated as MTPMKEDYLKIIFELGGKQKKVSNKQIAISLNIAAGSVTEMVNKMTAEGLAEHTPYAGISLTNKGIRLAEDLVRKHRIWEDFLVEKLGYGLPDVHEEAEVLEHVTSPKLINSLDDMLGHPTHCPHGGVIPDRYGHYHEDSHTVLNDAKDGSVVTVDRFIDNRDLLTYLGDLKLDIGDQLRIIKHDPFEGPVTVQNLTDDAELIVSYKAAHYIFIK; from the coding sequence ATGACTCCGATGAAGGAGGATTATTTAAAAATTATTTTTGAGCTGGGTGGTAAGCAGAAGAAAGTATCCAATAAGCAAATCGCCATCAGCTTGAATATTGCTGCCGGATCGGTAACCGAAATGGTGAACAAGATGACAGCAGAGGGCTTGGCCGAACACACGCCCTACGCCGGGATTTCCCTGACCAACAAGGGGATTCGTCTGGCCGAAGATCTGGTGCGTAAACACCGGATCTGGGAAGACTTTTTGGTGGAGAAATTAGGTTATGGTTTACCGGACGTCCACGAAGAAGCCGAAGTGTTGGAGCACGTGACGAGTCCTAAATTAATTAATTCGCTGGATGACATGCTGGGCCATCCCACGCATTGTCCACACGGTGGTGTGATCCCTGACCGGTATGGCCATTACCACGAAGATAGCCACACCGTCTTGAATGACGCGAAGGATGGTTCGGTGGTCACGGTGGACCGGTTCATTGATAACCGTGATTTGCTGACGTATCTGGGCGACCTGAAGTTAGACATTGGCGACCAGTTGCGAATCATCAAGCACGACCCATTCGAGGGGCCGGTGACCGTACAGAACTTAACCGATGATGCCGAGCTGATTGTCAGCTACAAGGCGGCGCACTACATCTTTATCAAATAA